One window of Desulfallas thermosapovorans DSM 6562 genomic DNA carries:
- a CDS encoding type II toxin-antitoxin system PemK/MazF family toxin, translating to MQIRRGEIYYADLSPVVGSEQGGTRPVLILQNDIGNQYSPTTIVAAITSQISKAKLPTHVELPAERDGLGKNSVILLEQIRTIDKSRLLEKVTSLQNEMMVKVKQAVEISLGLVDI from the coding sequence ATGCAAATACGCCGTGGTGAGATTTATTATGCCGACCTCAGCCCGGTGGTGGGGTCGGAACAGGGGGGAACGCGACCGGTATTAATACTGCAAAACGATATTGGCAATCAGTACAGCCCAACAACCATTGTTGCCGCAATTACCTCCCAAATATCCAAAGCCAAACTTCCCACTCATGTAGAGCTACCGGCGGAGAGGGACGGGTTAGGTAAAAATTCAGTAATACTTTTGGAACAGATTCGCACCATAGATAAAAGCCGGCTGTTGGAAAAGGTGACTTCGTTGCAAAACGAAATGATGGTAAAAGTTAAACAAGCAGTGGAAATCAGTCTGGGCCTCGTGGACATCTAA